The genomic stretch AAGATCAACTTTACTCTAAAGATATGTACATCATCGCTGAGTAATAGTTCTCCATACTATTAATTTTTAGATCAACTGCATGCGGATCTCGCATGCAGTCTTCTTCATTTTTAAATTGTCATAGATTGAGTTAGATTATGCTTAAATTCATCTTAAAACGAATTCTGGAAGCAATACCGACAATGCTGGTATTGATCACCGTGTCTTTTTTCCTTATGCGCTTTGCCCCTGGTAGCCCATTCTCAAGCGAGAGAACACTGCCGCCACAAGTGATGGCAAACATTAATGCTAAGTATGGTTTAGACAAGCCAGTGCTTGAGCAATACACTACCTATCTTACTAATGTCATCCAAGGTGACTTAGGTCCTTCTTTTAAATACAAAGATTTTACCGTGAATGAACTGGTTGCTTCGGCATTACCGGTATCAGCAAAAATCGGTGCTTTCGCGTTTGTATTTGCACTGGTATTCGGTGTTTTTGTCGGCACAATGGCGGCCTTAAAACAAAATACGTGGTTAGACTACAGCATTATGTCAACCGCAATGATCGGGGTGGTGCTGCCTTCTTTTGTTCTCGCACCTGCACTTATTTATTTATTTTCGATCGATCTTGGCTGGTTCCCTGCTGGTGGTTGGTTAGATGGCTCGATGAAATACATGGTCTTACCGGTATTAGGCATGTCGATGTTATATGTGGCAACTTTCGCCCGTATCACCCGCGGTAGCATGATTGAAACCATGAACAGTAACTTTATCCGTACTGCGCGTTCGAAAGGCTTGAGCTTTCCATATATCGTCATGAAGCATGCATTGAAACCAGCGATGTTACCTGTTGTTTCATACATGGGACCTGCTTTCGTGGGTATCATCACAGGTTCTGTGGTTATTGAAACTATTTTTGGTTTACCAGGTATTGGTAAGCTGTTTGTAAACGCGGCGTTTAACCGTGATTACTCGTTGGTTATGGGTGTTACGATCCTTATCGGATTCTTGTTTATTTTATTCAATGCAGTAGTGGATATTCTACTTGCTTATGTTGATCCGAAAATTCGTTACTAAGGGATTAGGTATGTTATCTAAAACAGCTAAAGTCGAAGCGTTAAACAACTTCTCGACAAATTTAGAAATTGAAGGCCGTAGTTTATGGCAGGATGCGCGTATTCGTTTTATGCGTAATAAAGCGGCAATGGTCAGTTTATTCATCTTATTTTTGATTACGCTTTCGGTGATCTTCGTGCCGATGTTCAGTCAATATGCATTCGATGATACGGATTGGTATGCGATGCATGCGCCGCCATCAGCGGACCATTGGTTTGGTACTGACAGCTTAGGCCGTGATTTATTTGTACGTACCTTTATTGGTGGTCGTATTTCGATGATGGTTGGTGTGATGGGCGCATTTGTTGCTGTGCTTATCGGTACATTATATGGCGCTGCATCTGGCTTTATTGGTGGTAAAACTGACCGTGTGATGATGCGTATTCTTGAAATCCTTTACGCTATTCCATTCATGTTCCTGGTGATCGTATTAGTGACTTTCTTTGGTCGTGACATCATCTTAATCTTTGTAGCGATTGGTGCAATTGCGTGGTTAGACATGGCGCGTATTGTTCGTGGTCAAACGCTAAGTTTACGCGGTAAAGAGTTTATCGAAGCAGCACATGTATGTGGTGTGAGTAAGTGGGGTATTATTACCCGTCATATCGTACCGAATGTATTAGGTATTGTTGCCGTGTACTCAACGTTGCTTATTCCAAGCATGATTTTAACTGAATCTTTTCTTAGCTTCCTTGGCTTAGGCGTGCAAGAGCCTATGACCAGTTGGGGCGCGTTATTGCAAGAAGGTGCACAAACGATGGAATTGGCTATCTGGCAATTAGGTTTTCCAGCGCTGTTCATGGTTGTCACACTATTTTGCTTTAACTATGTCGGTGATGGTCTTCGTGACGCGCTTGATCCAAAAGACAGATAATTGCTAAATAGAATGGCTTAAAGTGAGCAGAACCGAATTTAAGCCATTCTAGCTGAAAATATATTGCTGACTACACAGTTAGATGTAGCGCTAGAACAAGATTAAGGATGTCAGATGAGTTTACTAGATGTTAAAGACCTACGCGTTGAGTTTACTACCCAAGACGGTAATGTAACTGCGGTTAATGATTTAAATTTCTCGCTCAGCCCTGGTGAAACGCTGGGTATTGTTGGCGAATCTGGTTCGGGTAAATCTCAGACCGTCTTTGCGATCATGGGATTGCTGGCAAAAAACGGTATTATTACTGGTAGTGCTAAGTTCGAAGGTAAAGAGATTTTAAATTTGCCGGAAAAAGAACTTAACCATGTGCGTGCAGAACAAATCGCAATGATTTTCCAAGACCCAATGACATCATTGAACCCTTACATGAAGGTCAGTGAACAGATGATGGAAGTACTTATTCATCATAAAGGTATGTCACGTAAAGAAGCGTTTGAAGAATCAGTGTTCATGCTGGAATCGGTCAAGATCCCGGAAGCGCGTATGCGTATTAATATGTACCCACATGAATTCTCGGGTGGCATGCGCCAACGTGTCATGATTGCGATGGCGTTGTTATGTCGTCCTAAGCTACTGATTGCTGATGAACCAACAACGGCATTGGATGTAACGATCCAGGCGCAGATCATGCAGTTGTTGAACGAATTAAAAGATAAGTTTAATACCGCGATTATTATGATCACTCATGATTTGGGTGTGGTTGCTGGTAGTTGTGACAAAGTATTGGTGATGTATGCTGGTCGTACGATGGAGTATGGTAAGGTGAATGACATCTTCTATACACCAAGCCACCCTTATACAGAAGGGCTGCTTAAGTCTATTCCACGTTTAGATACCGAAGGTGATATTTTACCGACGATTCCGGGTAATCCACCTAACTTGTTA from Moritella marina ATCC 15381 encodes the following:
- the oppB gene encoding oligopeptide ABC transporter permease OppB, giving the protein MLKFILKRILEAIPTMLVLITVSFFLMRFAPGSPFSSERTLPPQVMANINAKYGLDKPVLEQYTTYLTNVIQGDLGPSFKYKDFTVNELVASALPVSAKIGAFAFVFALVFGVFVGTMAALKQNTWLDYSIMSTAMIGVVLPSFVLAPALIYLFSIDLGWFPAGGWLDGSMKYMVLPVLGMSMLYVATFARITRGSMIETMNSNFIRTARSKGLSFPYIVMKHALKPAMLPVVSYMGPAFVGIITGSVVIETIFGLPGIGKLFVNAAFNRDYSLVMGVTILIGFLFILFNAVVDILLAYVDPKIRY
- the oppC gene encoding oligopeptide ABC transporter permease OppC translates to MLSKTAKVEALNNFSTNLEIEGRSLWQDARIRFMRNKAAMVSLFILFLITLSVIFVPMFSQYAFDDTDWYAMHAPPSADHWFGTDSLGRDLFVRTFIGGRISMMVGVMGAFVAVLIGTLYGAASGFIGGKTDRVMMRILEILYAIPFMFLVIVLVTFFGRDIILIFVAIGAIAWLDMARIVRGQTLSLRGKEFIEAAHVCGVSKWGIITRHIVPNVLGIVAVYSTLLIPSMILTESFLSFLGLGVQEPMTSWGALLQEGAQTMELAIWQLGFPALFMVVTLFCFNYVGDGLRDALDPKDR
- a CDS encoding ABC transporter ATP-binding protein, coding for MSLLDVKDLRVEFTTQDGNVTAVNDLNFSLSPGETLGIVGESGSGKSQTVFAIMGLLAKNGIITGSAKFEGKEILNLPEKELNHVRAEQIAMIFQDPMTSLNPYMKVSEQMMEVLIHHKGMSRKEAFEESVFMLESVKIPEARMRINMYPHEFSGGMRQRVMIAMALLCRPKLLIADEPTTALDVTIQAQIMQLLNELKDKFNTAIIMITHDLGVVAGSCDKVLVMYAGRTMEYGKVNDIFYTPSHPYTEGLLKSIPRLDTEGDILPTIPGNPPNLLSLPKGCAYQDRCHRAQENCQQEQPQLIPFAGDRLRACFSDQGTW